The Hyperolius riggenbachi isolate aHypRig1 chromosome 3, aHypRig1.pri, whole genome shotgun sequence genome window below encodes:
- the HIGD2A gene encoding HIG1 domain family member 2A, mitochondrial, translating into MRIAVSYWCVARGACSNISGFVCPCQREIHSIMAQSGPPVIEGFTPTAHLQNEPSESKFMRKVKANPFVPLGCLATAGVLTWGLIAFKQGKRRQSQLLMRARIISQGFTLAAIMVGVVMAATKSKPSEN; encoded by the exons ATGAGGATAGCTGTTTCTTATTGGTGTGTGGCGAGGGGGGCGTGTAGTAACATCAGTGGCTTCGTGTGTCCTTGCCAGAGGGAGATCCATAGCATAATGGCGCAGTCGGGACCTCCGGTGATTGAGGGCTTCACACCCACTGCCCACTTACAGAATGAGCCCTCTGAGTCGAAGTTCATGAGGAAAGTAAAGGCGAACCCTTTCGTGCCTCTCG GCTGCCTTGCCACTGCTGGTGTTTTGACGTGGGGACTTATCGCTTTCAAGCAAGGGAAACGGCGTCAGTCTCAACTATTGATGCGCGCGCGTATTATTTCCCAAGGATTCACACTAGCGGCTATTATGGTGGGAGTTGTTATGGCTGCAACAAAATCCAAGCCCAGCGAGAATTAA
- the NHP2 gene encoding H/ACA ribonucleoprotein complex subunit 2, which yields MKVKKEKRREAEEEEEAAETTVEIKQEPPERTYEEMVATLNPIAQPLAGRKLTKRLYKCIKKAVKHKNIRRGVKEVQKFLNKGEKGIVVLAGDTLPIEVYCHVPIMCEDRGIPYAYIPSKSDLGAAAGSKRPTCVILVKPNAEYEDAYNDCVEDVQTLPQPY from the exons ATGAAGGTGAAGAAAGAGAAGCGGCGGGAggccgaggaggaggaagaggccgcCGAGACGACGGTGGAGATCAAACAAGAGCCCCCTGAGCGTACATATGAGGAGATGGTGGCCACGCTCAATCCCATAGCACAGCCGCTGGCCGGGCGGAAGCTGACCAAGAGGCTCTACAAGTGTATTAAGAAAG CTGTCAAACACAAAAATATCCGGAGAGGTGTAAAGGAAGTACAGAAGTTCCTCAATAAAGGAGAGAAAGG AATTGTGGTACTTGCTGGTGACACCCTTCCAATTGAGGTTTATTGCCATGTCCCCATCATGTGTGAAGACCGTGGCATTCCATATGCATATATCCCATCTAAATCT GATTTGGGTGCTGCCGCTGGTTCAAAACGTCCTACTTGTGTTATACTTGTTAAGCCAAATGCTGAATACGAAGACGCATACAATGACTGTGTAGAAGATGTACAAACATTGCCACAGCCATACTGA